Proteins encoded in a region of the Acidiferrobacteraceae bacterium genome:
- a CDS encoding Nudix family hydrolase has protein sequence MPSTAADGRIHVAVGAVQRGDRVLIAFRPPDLHEGGKWEFPGGKVEPGEDGREALQRELHEELGIETRRAVPLIQIPYDYSDRKVWLDVWCVTEFSGEATGRDGQDLRWVARGELSDYEFPAANRAIVRALQLPSLYLISDLGRFSGRREFLGALEEALAAGARLIQLRENGLDDEEFAILAGEVLALSRAHGARVLVNRDPEMARRVGADGIHLSGRRLHETVERPLSPPALLSASCHTKEDLRRAEAIGADFVVLSPVRPTNSHPGEAGMGWERFRRLCAETRIPVYALGGMKPGDLELAVNHGAQGLSMIGGVWSSPSISAAVRTCQSRS, from the coding sequence ATGCCGAGTACCGCAGCTGACGGCCGGATTCACGTCGCTGTCGGCGCGGTGCAACGTGGTGACCGGGTGCTGATCGCGTTCCGGCCGCCGGATCTCCACGAAGGGGGAAAGTGGGAGTTTCCCGGCGGCAAGGTGGAGCCTGGCGAGGATGGCCGCGAGGCGCTGCAGCGTGAGTTGCACGAGGAACTCGGAATAGAGACTCGCCGCGCCGTGCCGCTGATCCAGATTCCTTACGATTACAGCGACCGCAAGGTATGGCTGGATGTCTGGTGTGTCACGGAGTTTTCCGGTGAAGCGACGGGTCGCGATGGACAGGACCTGCGGTGGGTCGCGCGCGGCGAGCTTTCCGACTACGAGTTCCCAGCGGCCAATCGGGCGATTGTGCGTGCCCTCCAGCTGCCGTCCCTGTACCTGATCAGCGACCTCGGCCGATTCTCCGGTCGCCGCGAGTTTCTTGGCGCGCTGGAGGAGGCCCTGGCGGCCGGCGCACGGCTGATCCAGCTTCGCGAGAACGGCCTGGATGATGAGGAATTCGCGATTCTGGCGGGGGAGGTGCTTGCCCTTTCCCGGGCGCACGGTGCAAGGGTTCTGGTGAATCGGGACCCGGAGATGGCGCGACGCGTCGGTGCCGACGGGATACATCTCAGCGGTCGGCGCCTGCACGAGACTGTGGAAAGACCCCTGTCACCTCCGGCACTGCTTTCCGCTTCCTGTCATACGAAGGAAGACCTCCGTCGCGCCGAGGCGATTGGCGCGGATTTTGTTGTGCTCTCTCCCGTACGGCCGACGAACAGTCATCCGGGCGAGGCGGGTATGGGATGGGAGCGCTTTCGCAGACTTTGTGCCGAAACCCGAATTCCGGTGTATGCCCTCGGCGGCATGAAACCCGGAGATCTGGAACTTGCCGTCAACCACGGCGCCCAGGGCCTTTCCATGATCGGGGGAGTCTGGTCCTCCCCATCCATTTCCGCGGCCGTACGGACCTGTCAGTCGCGATCGTAG
- the coaE gene encoding dephospho-CoA kinase (Dephospho-CoA kinase (CoaE) performs the final step in coenzyme A biosynthesis.) produces MLRIGLTGGIGAGKTEAANLFSELGVPVIDADRIARELVEPGTEAYEEVVATFGGDIVSVDGSLDRKRLRDLVFHDAKQRKRLEAILHPRVRAAIVREVQALSSAYCVIVVPLLVESGMQDLVHRVLVVNAPRDTRARRVMSRDAIGADQAQSIMDAQANDALRLGKADDVLDNTGNLAELRQSILDLHRRYEQLAATGDYDRD; encoded by the coding sequence ATGTTGCGCATAGGGCTGACAGGCGGGATCGGTGCCGGGAAAACCGAAGCCGCCAATCTGTTTTCCGAACTGGGCGTGCCGGTAATCGATGCAGACCGGATTGCCCGCGAACTCGTGGAACCCGGGACCGAGGCCTACGAGGAGGTGGTGGCGACATTCGGCGGGGACATTGTATCCGTGGACGGGTCACTGGACCGGAAGCGACTCAGGGACCTTGTCTTTCACGACGCGAAGCAAAGGAAACGCCTGGAGGCAATCCTGCATCCCCGGGTCCGGGCAGCCATCGTCCGGGAAGTACAGGCCCTCAGCTCCGCCTACTGCGTGATCGTCGTGCCGTTGTTGGTCGAATCCGGTATGCAGGACCTGGTTCATCGCGTCCTGGTCGTCAACGCGCCACGGGACACCCGGGCCCGGCGTGTCATGAGCCGGGACGCGATCGGTGCCGACCAGGCGCAGTCCATAATGGACGCGCAGGCCAACGATGCCCTGCGCCTCGGCAAGGCCGACGATGTCCTGGACAATACAGGGAATCTTGCAGAACTGCGGCAATCCATTCTGGACCTGCACCGCCGCTATGAACAACTGGCCGCCACTGGAGACTACGATCGCGACTGA
- a CDS encoding A24 family peptidase: MFSGLQFYLQIHPGLFLTAVALYGLVLGSFLNVVILRVPAMLDRDWRSQCRELLELPQEKTVPAFNLLRPGSQCPHCGHPIRAWENIPVVSYLLLRGRCSECGTPISPRYPLIELATAILSVGTAWHFGVTIQSLGALILVWGLIPLAVIDYEHKILPDSITLPFLWLGLIFSSFGTFTDLQSAVFGAIAGYLSLWLVYQGFRLLTGKEGIGFGDFKLFALFGAWLGWQQLPILILIAAFTGAVIGGASLYFSRRGRDHPIPFGPFLCVAGWITLLWGDTLTRAYLQLARIG, translated from the coding sequence ATGTTTTCCGGACTTCAGTTTTACCTGCAAATCCACCCCGGACTGTTCCTGACCGCGGTTGCCCTCTACGGTCTGGTACTTGGCAGCTTTCTGAATGTGGTTATCCTTCGGGTTCCCGCAATGCTGGATCGCGACTGGCGCAGCCAATGTCGTGAGCTGCTTGAACTCCCGCAAGAGAAAACCGTTCCCGCTTTCAACTTGCTCAGGCCGGGTTCGCAGTGCCCACACTGTGGACACCCGATCCGCGCATGGGAAAACATTCCGGTTGTGAGTTACCTCCTGCTGCGCGGACGATGCTCTGAATGCGGCACACCTATCTCCCCGCGATACCCGCTGATCGAGCTGGCCACGGCAATCCTGTCCGTGGGCACGGCCTGGCATTTTGGCGTGACGATTCAGTCCCTTGGTGCCCTGATTCTGGTTTGGGGCCTGATTCCGCTCGCTGTTATCGACTACGAGCACAAGATCCTGCCCGATTCCATAACACTGCCGTTCCTCTGGCTCGGCCTGATTTTCTCCAGCTTTGGTACTTTCACTGATCTGCAGTCGGCCGTTTTCGGCGCAATCGCCGGCTACCTTTCTCTTTGGCTCGTCTACCAGGGTTTCAGACTGTTGACCGGGAAAGAGGGTATTGGATTCGGTGACTTCAAGCTCTTTGCCCTCTTCGGGGCATGGCTCGGGTGGCAACAACTCCCGATCCTGATTCTGATTGCCGCCTTTACCGGAGCCGTGATCGGCGGTGCTTCCCTCTATTTCTCCCGGCGCGGCCGCGACCACCCGATCCCTTTCGGACCCTTCCTTTGTGTTGCTGGCTGGATCACCCTCCTGTGGGGCGACACTCTCACCCGGGCCTACCTCCAGCTCGCACGAATCGGATAG